The Desulfolucanica intricata DNA window TAAAAAGAAAGCTATATTAACTGGAAGAAACATTACTTCATGCAGGTTATAATTGAAGTCAGCTATTGCTTGAATTCGACCTAGTTGCATGCCTAAAAATGCTGTATATATAGTCCCTAACAGCCAGTATAGAGCAATTTTCTTTCTTCGCAGTAAAATTTCTGAATCCTCTTTGTCACCTGGATACGTTTTATCCATTTTACTTAATTTACCCCTTTTTATCAGTTCTGGCTTTAGTCTACCTTATTGTCATGTCAATTTATTAAGTTAAATTAGTTTTTTGTAATTTTCTATATTGTAATGAATTCTGTAGTACCTTTTTTCATTCTCATGCCAAGCAACTATTCCAATTATCAAACTCAATCCTATAAGAAACAATAATAACCATGCCAATACGCCACCCGATAACTTTGACACTATTTTTAACGGAGTATGGCCGTTAAGGAATTGCGATATACAGACCACTAAAATAATACGAACAAAAGAACGTAGTCCTTCTCGAAATACGTTTACCCAATATCCTTGTTCCCTTGCTTTATGCCATCTCCTGTAAAATCTATGCTCAAATTTTTCATCCCAAACTATTCTAAAAATCGTAATTGGTATTAAAATAATAGCCCCCGCGTAATAAAAAGTTGTATGGTAAACATCCTCAAAAATAGGTAAGGCTAGTAGAACCGCAAGTAATATCAGCACGGCAACGAGCCGCTTAACTTTGTTTATTCCCATTTATCTCCACACTTTTAATGTTTATGCATTTTTCATAAGATATTTATACCACAGTAAGCCCAGGGAGAGATTTGATCCGGGACTTACTTTATCACCACATACAGTTGATGTGTAAAAATTATTGTGCTTGTTTGTTCAACAAGCGCTGCTGCCTTTATTTAGATCAATATTATAATAGAGGGGACCTTCACTGTAATCTTATTTGTTTCTTTTCAATAACCCCCACAAATCTTGAAGTATTTTATATATACCTATACGCTCACCTACATGGTTTGCAACTTTCATGAAAATTCCGATTAATATTATACTAAAAAATAAGATTACGATAGTCTTAAATATGCTTTCCATATATACCCCCCCTCTACTTTAAAACTATTTTACAGGTAATGGTTACTGAACATTAATCATCTAATGTTCACTATTGTTTAAACCTAAAGAAGACTCTATATGAGTATTGCTTTATAAGCTTCGTTAAGAAAATTTAGATTTATCACTAAGGTACAATTTCAAAGAAGTAGTCTTTATATCCTTTACCTTCGTACCGTGTTACATCTTTTGTTCCGGTGGTCTTGGCCATCCCAAAAACAGAAATGTAGTATCCCTTAATAGGTAAGTCTCCATTTGATAATTGCTTAATAGTTTTATCGGTTATTAAATATTTTTGATTTTCCTCAACTCCATAGCTTGATAGTTCACCGGAACAATCTATTTGGTACCAATCATATTTACCTTCTGGCATCATCTCATTGAAATTTAAGCTATGCATTACTTTAAAAAATTTATCTGCTGAAATAAGCCGATCAAATTGTAACCAGCTCTCAATTTTTGTTCTTTTTATCTCATACGTATTTTTATCAGTTGGTTTGAAGTTAATCCAGTAATGAATAAAATTACTTTTAGAAGTACCAATTAGTTGAAATTGTATTCTATTTATCGAGCCGTCTTTTTCGAATTCCAGATTATAATCCTGTATCTTATATTCCGAAGGGTTTATATTTAGCTTTTCTTGTATAGAATTCCAGTCTTTATTAAAGTCAATTTGGTATAAATTTGGTGAGGATATGGCCACCTTTCCAGGGTTTTTAACTATTACTAGCACCATTATAGAAAGTAAAGCAGCAATAATTATCCAAAAACCCGCTTTCTTCATGAATATCACCTTTAATAATTAATCATTCGATTTGTTTGTTACTTCAATAAGGCTTTACTATTTAGAATCTGCCCAAACTTCTAGAAAGAGAATGAATTATTGAATATATAAAAAATATTAAGGAAATTAACACAACAACTTTGCCATATTTAAAACACGTAGGAAACTGCCAAGCAGACTTAATAGGATAAAGTATCAAGTTAATATAATGATCTCATAAGTAGTTAACTTAGTCGTATTATTGGATATACAATATTGTATTGTACCGGTAAAACCTGCTTTTTATATCCGGTTATTATTACGTAACCAGTGGTAAATTTCCCAATCCTCAGAAATAGTTCTAATCTTAGGGGAATTCCCAAATACCTCTATCGAAAACATTTTATTGTTGTATGCAGCTAAATATTTGTTTTCAAATGGTGTTTTTTCTACGGTAATATCTTTTTTGGGCCAATCTTTTATGTCAGCTATATAATCGGCTATGCTGTCTTCGTTATAAGTAACTTTTTCTTTAGGCATGTATATTTGTTGTTCCAGGTACTTAACTCTATTTTTTAAAGAGATAACAGAGATTATTAGATAAATAAAAATTGCATATTGGGCAAATAAGATAATTAAATTAATAACCTGTGCTAAATATGTTGAATTCATAATAACACCAGCCTTTAAAAAACTTTATAACCTTTTTACTTTGTTTTATACGACGTCCTCCTTACTACTAAGATAAAAAAGGGGTGGTTTTGGTTGCAAAAAATATTCCTATTTATTTTGACAAATATTCTAAATCATCGACAATTATAACTACAGGAATGGCAAGAAGCCCGAGTCCGGCAGGGGGAACCGGAACCTTTCGAAGAAGCGGCGAAGACCCCCGTCTGGATTCGGGAATCACGGTGGTTGGAAGTCCCGCCCAATATAAAACGCCTCATCATGTTAAAACCGGTGATGGATTCCTTTTTGTCGTAGCTTAATTGCTGTAGCAAAAGGCTATTACTATAGAACTTACTGTTATCACCGGGCTGATGAAAGTAATCTAACGGAGACAATCTTACACCTAAGCTTATTTGGTTAAGTAATCAATTCTTTTCATAGAATTAGAGAGCATTAAAATATCATCTTGAGAGATATTTCCCTCTATAGAAATAAATATATCATTATCTACCCAAGACAAACTCAGAAGTTTATTTTTATAATTTATTAATGCTGCATCTTGTCCTTTGACTTTAACATTTTTCATTTGTGCATCCTCAATATCGTAGGAGGAACCTTGGCGAAAACCTTTAGTTGTGTTGATTTCAGTTATAATAATGGACTCTGAGTTTTTTCCTGTTAGGATAATATTAAGTTCAGTAGAGTTTCCCAGCTTGTTTGTATTGATTTCTTCTATCTCGTAATTACCCATCATGTCAACAGGTAACAATACATTATAAGGAACATCTTCTAAAGTGCGGAGAACTTCAGGTTTAAGGTAGTTCTCCGTTTTTTCTTTTTGACCAGGTGAACCATAAGAAATTTCTGTAGACTGAACTTTCCCACTTAGAAATAGTTTAATATTTTTAAATATTTTGCTAGTAAAAGCTCCTCCTTCTGTAGGAAGAAAGAATATTATTGATCCTAATACAGTACAAATTAGACAAGCAGTAGCTAGTAATTTAAGTACCGGTTTTTGTTTGTTAGTACGGTATCTTTTATTAAATTTACTCCATGCCTCTTCTAAATCAATATCGCTATCCTTTTCTGCTTGTTTATAAAGAGCTTTTTTTATGAGCTCATCAACAGAGGTATATTCATGGGAATTACCGTTACCCATTATTTGATACCCCCTTTTGAATCAGTTGATTCTAAGTGTCCTTCTTCTACTAGCTTTTTCTTGATTATCATTTTACCTCTATGAATCATTGATTTAATTGTACCTTCCGGCTTATTTAGCAGTAAGGAAATATCTTTCATTTTCATTTCTTCATAATATCGTAGATGAATCACCTGTTTCATTGCAGGATTAAGGGAGTCAATGGCCCTACTGATAGCATCTACCGTTTCTTGGGAGTCAATTATATATTCCGGTGAGTTCTCTGCTGGATCCGAAATTGGCAATAAATTATCCAAACTCACTAATTTTTCATGTTTCCTCATAATGTCGATAGTATTATTTACAGCAATTCTTTTAATCCATGACTCAATTTTGTCTGGATCTATTAATTGCTCTATATTCTGTATAGCTTTTAAAATAGCCTCTTGAGCCGCTTCTTCAGCTATATATTTATTTCCACAGTAAAAATATGAAGTTCTGTACGCTGTTTTGAAATAAAGCAGAAATAAAAGTTTACTTTGTTTTTTATCTAATGCTTTTCTTTTTTTACCAAATAGATTTTTAAGCATAGCCATACCTTCAACCCATAGTTATTTTTACATAAAATTCTACAAATTAACTAATAATCCTATAGCTTTATTTGTCGATTAATTAGAATATATGTCTAAATAAATAGGAATATTTTTGCAACCAAATACACTCACTTTTCGTCTTAATGGTAAGGGGGTGATGATTTTATTAGCCGTAATAATGTCAATCAGCCGTCCTCATGAGAAAAAAACCTTTTAAAATGTATAAATAATTGGCTCTAAACTTCATGTAGAAAATGTGTTGGTGACAGATGCTTGGGGAGTTACAAAATGTGGCAATAGGGAAGGGAATCAAACACTATTGTGATAAGTCTAACGGAGGGAAGTACGTTATTAAGGGGCGTTATCATATCCAAAACGTTAGCGGGGTACACTCACCACTAACGCCACTCCTCATAGAAAGATTAGTCCATGGTAGAATAAAAATATTAAAACTATAGGTGGGTTGTGAGGATATGAGGAAAAGAATATTTCTTACAGCTTTTTGGGTATTATTAGGAGTATTCCTAAGTTGCAATTATCTTTTTGCTAAAAATGATAACCACATGAAACTACTTGAAAAAACAGTATATAATTATTTAATTAATCAGAAAGGTTACTCTAACAAAGACATAAAGGAACTAGAAGCTCATCATAATCCTAAATTTGTAGGTAACCCTGCGGCAGAATACGATGTTGAAGTTGTCTTTACTGATGAGCCTAATGAATATTATTATTATTTTGTGAAAGATGGTAAGGTATATCAAGGCAGTTTATCAAATGGTAATGGAAAGCATGTAGAGAAATGAAAATATCAATCGCGTAACTCTGTCCTTTATTTAAAAAGTTCCGGGAATACCGGGGAGAACTTTCTAATGCATTCCTCACTAATTTTACCCATGTTATGTTGAACATTTTCCGTAAATTACAGTCAACATTGAAGTGATAGGAAACAAGCCACCTAAGGTTCCACAAATAAAATAATTGATGATAAAAGTTTACTAAGTAAATATAATTTAACAGTCAAATACCAATCTTAGGAAAGGTATACTAATTAATGGCTACCTTGATAATACATACGAATAGCAGTACATTATCGATGGGTTTATTGGATCAGCAACTAAAACAGAGATTAAGTAAACGCGTCACTAACTGGATTTACGTGTGAAGAGTTATGTAAATTATATGCAGCTAAGGTTTTATACTATTGTTTTGTATATTCTATTTGTAATTGTATAAAAAATCTTTGTTATTAGTTATTGGCATAGCATAGATAATTTTATATATTTAGCTGAAAGTAGTTTTAAAAACTATGATATACAAATTGTGGGTGAAAATGTATGAATAGTATTTTTGAATTATTTTTTCTTCTAGTGTACTTTCTTTTAGTTATATTTATAGCTTATTTTATTTTGACAGATAGAAAAATAACAAATCTTACACTATTTGACTCTATATGTTGGATACTCATTTGTGCTACACCACCTTTTTTAGGAGTGCCAATTTATCTCTTTTATAGATCAAAGAAACTGCTATAAATTTTTTATATTATTTTAAAAGTTTACTTTTAAATTTAATGGTAAGTATTTAACCCTTTAAAGGGGGACAAAAAATGTGATTAAAAGTATTATTCCAATTCATAACTGAACCCAGCCAGCTCCATGACCTTCGTTTTGGTGCCCCCGTTCCATTTATTCAGTAAGATTATTACTTACCTTTGCCATCCAACTTATCTTCTTATAATATCTAATCTTCAAAGCCCTTGGGAAACACCGACAAGAATTCTATGGAAAAATTACTTTCTATCCGTTGCAATTATTAGCATAATATTAGGGGTTATCGTTAAAAGATTTGTACGGATACGAAATTATTAGACTGAATTAATCCTTTTAAGGATAAATAGATCGTGATTTTGGGAGGGTTTTATGGGTTGGATTTTATTATTTGCAATCTTTATATTACTGATATTAGCAGTAAAAACTGCACCAATAGAAGAAGAGACAAAATTATGGATAAAAATTAGCGGCTTTTATTTTTTATCAATAGTCTCATTTAATATCGGGGTAGTTAGACTACCGCTTGGAGTGCTGATTGGCCTGTATTTAGTTAACAGGAAGCCCGTTTTAAATAAAAGGCTTAAAAATCTGACCTTGTTTTTCGGGTTCGTCTGTTTTATATTGTTAGTTCTTTTACCTCCTGTTCCGGTTCAAGATTTGTTAAGTTATAGGGAAAATTTTAATCAGTTAAACAGATTTGAGGAAATAAAGTCAATGACATTATTATCCCCAGTTTCACCAGAACAGGATGAACTAATTAAGTTTGCACCAAATGCCGAAGGTGATATGAATTTGGATTATTGTATAGTTATCTTTCGGTCATGGGCTCTAAAAAAGAAAAATGTTACTGTCCAGGATTTTGAGTGGATATGGAGTCAATCGGATGATTACTTGAAATTTAAGGACTCATACTACAGAATAAACGATTTAACAGCAGAAGGATATATGGAATTTGAAGATGGACGGAAGTATTTTGCACTGTTTAAGAAGAAGGAGAGAAATGGAGCATTTTACCTTACCATGGTTGTTCAACATGATGGAGTGAAAAGTGGACAGGGAAGATATTTCCCATTCTAAAGTAGAGACGGAGGAGGTCAAATTGTTTTGGATTTATTAGTGCAAATATTTATTGGGTGGCCTTCAATCATTGGATCATTATTGATTTCTTTGCTTGGAATACATAATAAACGACCGCATTATTTATTTATCGGTTCACTCTTAAGTATGGGCTTTGCTTGGTATCTTACAATGTCACCGTCCTTACATCTAAACCTATTGGGTTATTTCTTGCCCTTCTCCCATCTTATTGCAATAGGATCTTTACGGGGTAAAAAAAGTTGGTGATTTTATTTAGTTAGTACACCTTACGTTATTATTTTCATAAATTTTTTATTAATCTCCTACTTTAAATAAATAACTTTTGTATAAAACTCAAAGCTGCAGTTATCTCTACAATTACCATCAAATATGTAGTTGCACTGTAACAACGAATAAGTCCTTGGATTGAATTGCCGGAACCTTTTATTATTTTCACCGTCTTTATTAATAGTAAATTATAAAGCAAGGGGGATAATTGTTTATGAGAAAACTGAGCTTCCAGGCTTCATTGCTGGTTTTATCGCTTTTAATTGTAAGCTTGTTAACCGGGGGGTGTATGAATAGAGAGCCGGTGACCTCGAAAAAACCTGCACCCGCCGATTCAGTAGACAACAGGCTGGTTGCCGCAAATACGGGGTTTGGATTCAAACTTTTTCAAGAGATCAACAGACAGGACCCTGAACAAAATATCTTTATTTCACCGGCAAGTATAGCCATGGTGCTTGCCATGACATACAATGGTGCGGACGGCGAAACAAAAAAAGCTATGGCCGAGACACTGGAGCTAAAGGGGCTTAGCCTGGAAGAGGTTAACCGAGCTAATGCCGACCTGAGAACCATATTGGAAAATCCAGATCCCGGGGTAAATCTTACCACCGCCAATTCGCTCTGGGCCAGGAACGGTTTCGATTTTAAGCCGGAGTTTATACAAGTTAACAAGGAATATTACGGCGCAGAAGT harbors:
- a CDS encoding DUF4367 domain-containing protein, whose translation is MGNGNSHEYTSVDELIKKALYKQAEKDSDIDLEEAWSKFNKRYRTNKQKPVLKLLATACLICTVLGSIIFFLPTEGGAFTSKIFKNIKLFLSGKVQSTEISYGSPGQKEKTENYLKPEVLRTLEDVPYNVLLPVDMMGNYEIEEINTNKLGNSTELNIILTGKNSESIIITEINTTKGFRQGSSYDIEDAQMKNVKVKGQDAALINYKNKLLSLSWVDNDIFISIEGNISQDDILMLSNSMKRIDYLTK
- a CDS encoding RNA polymerase sigma factor, with amino-acid sequence MAMLKNLFGKKRKALDKKQSKLLFLLYFKTAYRTSYFYCGNKYIAEEAAQEAILKAIQNIEQLIDPDKIESWIKRIAVNNTIDIMRKHEKLVSLDNLLPISDPAENSPEYIIDSQETVDAISRAIDSLNPAMKQVIHLRYYEEMKMKDISLLLNKPEGTIKSMIHRGKMIIKKKLVEEGHLESTDSKGGIK
- a CDS encoding DUF3139 domain-containing protein, giving the protein MRKRIFLTAFWVLLGVFLSCNYLFAKNDNHMKLLEKTVYNYLINQKGYSNKDIKELEAHHNPKFVGNPAAEYDVEVVFTDEPNEYYYYFVKDGKVYQGSLSNGNGKHVEK